One genomic region from Halorussus rarus encodes:
- the rnz gene encoding ribonuclease Z, translating into MSMRVTFLGTGGAVPTTERNPSSVLVNREGDRLLFDAGEGTQRQMMRFGTGFTISDIFLTHLHGDHVLGLPGLVQTLDFNDRERALSVYTPAGTEEDVDALIRAADNRPSFPVHVYGVGPDEAAVRRDDYAVRTFRTDHDTNAVGYALVEDDRKGRFDRDRAEELGVPVGPKFSQLHEGDPVELEDGTVVEPDQVVGDPRPGRKVVYTGDTRPSDRVAEVAEGADLLIHDATFADDRADRAGDTGHSTAHQAGEIASRSGAERLALTHVSSRYAGDVSAHLAEAREAFDGETFLPDDGLTREIPYPDE; encoded by the coding sequence ATGTCGATGCGCGTGACCTTTCTCGGAACCGGCGGGGCAGTGCCGACGACAGAGCGGAATCCGAGCTCGGTGCTGGTCAACCGGGAGGGCGACCGGTTGCTGTTCGACGCGGGCGAGGGCACCCAGCGACAGATGATGCGCTTCGGGACCGGCTTCACCATCTCCGACATCTTCCTCACCCACCTCCACGGCGACCACGTGCTCGGACTGCCGGGCCTCGTCCAGACCCTCGACTTCAACGACCGCGAGCGGGCGCTCTCGGTCTACACCCCCGCCGGCACCGAGGAGGACGTCGACGCGCTCATCCGCGCCGCCGACAATCGGCCGTCGTTCCCGGTCCACGTCTACGGCGTCGGGCCCGACGAGGCCGCGGTCCGGCGCGACGACTACGCGGTCCGGACGTTCCGGACCGACCACGACACCAACGCGGTGGGGTACGCGCTGGTCGAGGACGACCGCAAGGGCCGGTTCGACCGCGACCGAGCCGAGGAACTGGGCGTCCCGGTCGGGCCGAAGTTCTCGCAGCTCCACGAGGGCGACCCGGTCGAACTGGAGGACGGCACGGTCGTCGAACCCGACCAGGTGGTCGGCGACCCTCGGCCCGGGCGCAAGGTCGTCTACACCGGCGACACTCGACCGAGCGACCGCGTCGCCGAAGTCGCCGAGGGAGCCGACCTGCTGATCCACGACGCCACCTTCGCCGACGACCGCGCCGACCGCGCCGGCGACACCGGCCACTCGACCGCGCACCAGGCCGGCGAGATCGCGAGCCGGTCCGGCGCCGAGCGCCTCGCGCTGACCCACGTCTCCTCGCGGTACGCCGGCGACGTCTCCGCCCACCTCGCGGAGGCCCGCGAGGCGTTCGACGGCGAGACGTTCCTGCCCGACGACGGGCTGACCCGCGAGATCCCGTACCCCGACGAGTAG
- a CDS encoding bifunctional metallophosphatase/5'-nucleotidase, which produces MRRHTSLLLVLCLVVAGAVPPAAAQATSPSDAETTARDAATSAPGLAPTAAETPQNNSTTLTILSYNDVQTAAAENGTLPRLVTLIGQRRAAHDNPTVVVGGGDQVSPHSLSPLSQWRVPVKALNVVDPAAEVVGNHDLDYGFGAVANYSNASDFPWLMANIVDESTGEPIPGAEPYTVVERQGVKVGIVGVADEKIKSKTAVDFDEAGYELQNYSEVAGEYATMLKQERNVDVVVVSAHLGVPVAKELANETEHVDAIVVGDDEVEYPPAETGGAVIVEAEARAEHLAELNLTVENGEVTAWNGRLLDVTENVTKNETVANAITEARSAELSKVAGRTDVELDARFSPNYHDETALGNLIGDSFLAQTGADVAITNAGGIRSNSVYGPGNLSVGDVYNVLPFQNTLVTVELTGTQIERLLASQVVTLESETGQQYGAEAQLQVGGISYEWVGHNDTDEQIRDAWVGGEPLREDETYEVTVNSYMAGWDDSVLENATVVSESHTLYGTALLNYVRENSPVSPTDANRIRRVDAEVATESVEVSEGTVAVSLAAPNGTQNVSDGFYAATGNASQRLAAESTTLDADTVTVAFDLADLRAMADGDAVQIYGGYNTSAYQRVYFENSVLNAELSADEFAAETTAATTSKPATTVDTTTVTTQEAPVEDATETTTVDGESDIPGFTPVIAVVALLAAALVAMRRA; this is translated from the coding sequence ATGCGCAGACACACATCGCTGCTACTGGTTCTCTGTCTCGTCGTCGCGGGCGCGGTCCCGCCGGCGGCGGCGCAGGCGACGAGTCCGAGTGACGCGGAGACGACCGCTCGCGACGCGGCCACGTCCGCGCCCGGACTCGCGCCGACCGCGGCGGAGACCCCGCAGAACAACTCCACGACGCTCACGATACTGTCGTACAACGACGTCCAGACCGCGGCGGCCGAGAACGGCACGCTGCCGCGGTTGGTGACGCTGATAGGGCAGCGACGGGCCGCCCACGACAACCCCACCGTGGTCGTCGGCGGCGGCGACCAGGTCAGCCCCCACTCGCTGTCGCCGCTCAGCCAGTGGCGGGTGCCGGTGAAGGCGCTGAACGTCGTCGACCCGGCCGCCGAGGTCGTCGGGAACCACGACCTCGACTACGGTTTCGGCGCGGTCGCGAACTACAGCAACGCCTCGGACTTCCCGTGGCTGATGGCCAACATCGTCGACGAGAGCACGGGCGAGCCGATCCCCGGCGCCGAGCCCTACACCGTGGTCGAGCGCCAGGGCGTGAAGGTCGGCATCGTCGGGGTGGCCGACGAGAAGATCAAGTCCAAGACCGCGGTCGACTTCGACGAGGCGGGCTACGAGCTGCAGAACTACTCGGAGGTCGCCGGCGAGTACGCCACGATGCTCAAGCAGGAGCGGAACGTCGACGTGGTGGTCGTCTCGGCCCACCTCGGCGTGCCCGTGGCCAAGGAGCTGGCCAACGAGACCGAGCACGTCGACGCCATCGTTGTCGGCGACGACGAGGTCGAGTACCCGCCCGCGGAGACCGGCGGCGCGGTCATCGTGGAGGCCGAGGCCCGCGCCGAGCACCTCGCGGAGCTCAACCTCACCGTCGAGAACGGCGAGGTGACGGCGTGGAACGGCCGGCTGCTCGACGTGACCGAGAACGTGACCAAGAACGAGACGGTTGCGAACGCCATCACCGAGGCCCGCTCGGCGGAGCTCTCGAAGGTCGCCGGGAGGACCGACGTCGAGCTCGACGCCCGCTTCTCCCCGAACTACCACGACGAGACCGCGCTGGGCAATCTCATCGGCGACTCGTTCCTCGCCCAGACCGGCGCGGACGTGGCCATCACCAACGCGGGCGGCATCCGGTCGAACAGCGTCTACGGCCCCGGCAATCTGTCGGTCGGCGACGTGTACAACGTCCTGCCGTTCCAGAACACGCTGGTCACGGTCGAGCTGACCGGCACCCAGATCGAGCGGCTGCTCGCCAGCCAGGTCGTCACGCTCGAGAGCGAGACCGGCCAGCAGTACGGCGCCGAGGCCCAGCTCCAGGTCGGCGGCATCTCCTACGAGTGGGTCGGCCACAACGACACGGACGAGCAGATTCGCGACGCGTGGGTCGGCGGCGAGCCCCTGCGCGAGGACGAGACCTACGAGGTCACGGTCAACTCCTACATGGCGGGCTGGGACGACTCGGTGCTCGAGAACGCCACCGTGGTCAGCGAGTCCCACACGCTCTACGGGACGGCCCTGCTGAACTACGTCCGGGAGAACAGCCCGGTCTCGCCGACGGACGCCAACCGCATCCGGCGTGTCGACGCCGAGGTCGCGACCGAGTCCGTCGAGGTCTCGGAGGGCACCGTCGCCGTCTCGCTGGCCGCCCCGAACGGCACCCAGAACGTCAGCGACGGCTTCTACGCGGCTACGGGTAACGCGAGCCAGCGCCTCGCGGCCGAGTCGACGACGCTCGACGCGGACACCGTGACGGTCGCGTTCGACCTCGCGGACCTCCGCGCGATGGCGGACGGCGACGCCGTCCAGATCTACGGCGGCTACAACACCTCCGCGTACCAGCGCGTCTACTTCGAGAACTCGGTGCTGAACGCCGAGCTCTCGGCCGACGAGTTCGCCGCGGAGACGACCGCGGCGACCACCTCGAAGCCGGCGACCACGGTCGACACCACCACGGTGACGACGCAGGAGGCCCCGGTCGAGGACGCGACCGAGACGACGACCGTCGACGGCGAGTCCGACATCCCCGGTTTCACCCCGGTGATCGCCGTCGTCGCGCTGCTCGCGGCCGCCCTCGTGGCGATGCGTCGGGCCTGA